A window of the Candidatus Omnitrophota bacterium genome harbors these coding sequences:
- the amrS gene encoding AmmeMemoRadiSam system radical SAM enzyme, translated as MKNLKNFLSLLIFLSLVSVCIFLPKIFKTSCIEANENLKEASFYKKLDKGVVQCQLCPRTCVIPDGKRGFCGTRENHKGVLYTLVYAKPVTITFDDPIEKKPFFHFLPATKTFSIATAGCNLKCKFCQNWEISQKLPEEVEYFYIEPENLVKKLIESGRPSIAYTYSEPTIFFEYMLETAKLAKQHGIKNVMHSNGFINEAPLRELAKYLDAADIDLKGFTDDYYKSICEGRLDPVLRSLKILKDEGVHIEITNLILPGYNDNEDEIRKMCLWIKENLGEDTPLHFSRFFPTYKLIALNPTPAQTLENAHRIALGCGLKYVYIGNLPGNPAENTFCPKCKKIIIERKGYFVAQNNIIDGKCKFCKEEIKGVWN; from the coding sequence ATGAAAAATCTCAAAAATTTCTTATCCTTATTGATTTTTCTTTCTTTAGTCTCTGTTTGTATATTTCTGCCTAAAATCTTTAAGACGTCTTGCATAGAAGCAAATGAAAATTTAAAAGAAGCATCCTTCTATAAAAAACTGGATAAGGGTGTTGTGCAATGCCAGCTTTGCCCGCGTACCTGTGTAATCCCCGACGGAAAACGTGGATTTTGCGGGACAAGAGAGAATCATAAAGGCGTTTTGTATACTCTTGTTTACGCCAAGCCGGTTACAATTACATTTGATGATCCTATTGAGAAAAAACCTTTTTTCCACTTTTTGCCTGCAACTAAAACATTCTCAATTGCAACAGCAGGTTGTAATTTGAAATGTAAATTCTGCCAGAATTGGGAGATTTCACAAAAGCTTCCCGAAGAGGTTGAATATTTTTATATTGAGCCAGAGAACCTAGTTAAGAAATTGATTGAGTCTGGGAGGCCAAGCATTGCCTATACATATTCAGAGCCAACTATATTCTTTGAATATATGCTTGAAACAGCAAAGCTAGCCAAACAGCATGGGATTAAAAATGTGATGCATTCAAATGGCTTTATTAATGAAGCTCCTTTAAGAGAATTGGCAAAATATCTTGATGCAGCAGATATTGATTTGAAAGGCTTCACCGATGATTATTATAAGAGTATTTGCGAAGGAAGACTTGATCCTGTGCTTAGGAGTTTAAAGATTTTAAAAGATGAAGGCGTGCATATTGAGATTACTAATTTGATTCTTCCGGGGTATAATGATAATGAGGATGAGATAAGAAAGATGTGTTTATGGATTAAAGAAAACCTTGGAGAAGATACGCCGCTTCATTTCTCAAGATTTTTTCCAACTTACAAGCTTATCGCACTTAACCCTACCCCCGCGCAAACTTTGGAGAATGCGCATAGGATAGCGCTGGGCTGCGGGTTAAAGTACGTTTACATAGGAAATCTTCCCGGGAATCCGGCGGAAAATACTTTTTGCCCGAAATGCAAGAAAATTATCATTGAGCGAAAAGGGTATTTTGTAGCGCAGAATAATATTATTGACGGAAAATGTAAGTTTTGCAAAGAGGAGATTAAAGGTGTTTGGAATTAG
- the amrB gene encoding AmmeMemoRadiSam system protein B, which yields MFGISKKLLICSFLFCALCLVSCACFAQVCKEPNVAGAFYPDNKEQLSKLIGIFLNNANPEKIDAEVLAIICPHAGYGFSGQTAAFGYKLIKDKPYKTVVILGTSHQYGFSGVSIYKEGKFRTPLGDVEVDNEFTKKLLDKEEEVSYLPQAFDKEHSVEVQIPFLQKTLSDFKIVPVVIGDCSFSTIQRFAGLLKGAIGERNDCLIVVSSDMYHGYDFEQAQVVDNLTLTFLVNMDAQGLYDGLRENKLQLCGGFGAVAALLLSKDLGFDNLTVLKYTNSAIVTDKRVKGNWTVGYTSCVISKPKEAIIQKKGEQAMLNKEQRKKLLEIARESIETYLKTNKKLELTQTDPILLKDFGAFVTLHEKGELRGCIGNLVGTQPLYLTIRDMAVESATGDPRFPSVELPELKDIEIEISVLSPMEKIDSAEKIQLGVHGVLVKKGFRSGVFLPQVATETGWSKEEFLSNLCSQKAGLSPDAWKDKSCEIYIFTAEVFSEKEK from the coding sequence GTGTTTGGAATTAGTAAAAAACTTTTAATTTGTAGTTTTTTATTTTGTGCCTTGTGCCTTGTATCTTGTGCCTGTTTTGCCCAAGTTTGCAAAGAGCCTAATGTAGCAGGGGCATTTTATCCTGACAATAAAGAACAGCTATCTAAATTAATAGGTATCTTTCTTAATAACGCTAACCCTGAAAAAATAGACGCAGAAGTGCTTGCGATAATTTGCCCTCACGCTGGATATGGTTTTTCCGGGCAGACGGCAGCCTTTGGTTATAAATTAATAAAAGATAAGCCTTATAAGACGGTTGTGATTTTAGGGACCAGCCACCAATATGGATTTAGTGGAGTTTCAATTTATAAAGAAGGCAAGTTCAGGACTCCTTTAGGGGATGTTGAAGTAGACAATGAATTTACTAAAAAATTACTCGATAAAGAAGAAGAGGTTTCATATTTGCCGCAGGCTTTTGATAAAGAGCATTCCGTTGAAGTACAAATTCCATTTTTACAGAAAACATTAAGCGATTTTAAGATTGTCCCTGTTGTGATAGGCGATTGTTCTTTTTCTACGATTCAGAGGTTTGCAGGGCTCTTAAAGGGCGCTATTGGAGAACGCAATGATTGTTTGATAGTTGTATCAAGCGATATGTATCACGGTTATGATTTTGAGCAAGCACAGGTAGTTGATAACCTGACGTTGACTTTTTTGGTAAATATGGATGCCCAGGGTTTATACGACGGCCTTAGGGAAAATAAACTACAGCTATGCGGGGGGTTTGGCGCTGTCGCCGCATTACTGTTATCTAAAGATCTTGGGTTTGATAATTTAACTGTTTTAAAATATACAAATTCTGCAATAGTAACGGATAAGCGCGTTAAGGGGAATTGGACGGTAGGTTACACAAGTTGTGTAATATCCAAGCCTAAAGAGGCCATTATACAGAAAAAAGGAGAGCAGGCAATGCTAAATAAAGAGCAGAGAAAAAAGTTGCTGGAAATTGCCAGGGAATCCATAGAAACTTATCTTAAGACAAACAAAAAATTAGAATTAACTCAAACGGACCCAATTTTACTCAAAGATTTTGGTGCTTTTGTTACTTTGCATGAAAAAGGAGAATTGCGTGGTTGTATAGGCAACCTCGTCGGAACACAGCCGCTTTATCTGACAATAAGAGATATGGCTGTTGAATCGGCAACCGGAGACCCGCGTTTTCCCAGTGTTGAATTGCCGGAACTAAAAGACATAGAAATAGAAATTTCCGTGCTTAGCCCTATGGAAAAGATTGATTCAGCTGAAAAAATACAATTAGGAGTGCATGGAGTGTTGGTGAAAAAAGGATTTAGAAGTGGCGTATTTTTACCTCAAGTAGCTACTGAAACCGGTTGGTCAAAAGAAGAATTTCTATCAAACCTTTGCAGCCAGAAAGCCGGTCTTTCTCCTGATGCCTGGAAAGACAAATCTTGCGAAATATATATCTTTACTGCCGAGGTATTCTCAGAGAAGGAAAAATAA
- a CDS encoding sulfite exporter TauE/SafE family protein produces the protein MLNIVISLFISGILFGSGPCLISCGPVLLSYIVGTNKNIVRSFRTYFLFSLARAFIYCLFGIIAYFLGNFTPAYLFSGFTKYIVILGVGFIVLIGVLMIVGVESHIFSAFLCKHILERDTKSIVILGLIAGILPCAPLLAVLSYIGLVSKSWYFAFVYSLSFGLGTTLSLLLPLSMGAGLIPRFKVQEKKVYSRILSILCGSILIFFAIQLLRRIL, from the coding sequence TTGTTAAATATCGTGATTAGCCTATTTATTTCAGGAATTTTATTCGGCTCAGGGCCGTGCCTAATTAGTTGCGGGCCGGTACTTTTATCGTATATTGTCGGAACCAACAAAAATATCGTTAGAAGCTTTAGGACATATTTTTTATTTTCTTTGGCCCGAGCTTTTATTTATTGCCTTTTTGGTATAATTGCATATTTCTTGGGGAACTTTACTCCCGCATATTTATTTTCAGGTTTTACAAAATATATAGTGATATTGGGGGTAGGTTTTATTGTATTAATTGGGGTTTTAATGATTGTTGGAGTAGAGTCGCATATATTTAGCGCTTTTTTGTGTAAACATATTTTAGAGCGGGATACTAAAAGCATCGTTATATTAGGATTAATAGCAGGTATTTTACCTTGCGCGCCATTGTTAGCAGTATTATCTTATATTGGTTTGGTTTCTAAGAGTTGGTATTTTGCTTTTGTTTACAGCTTATCTTTTGGTTTAGGGACGACATTGTCTTTACTCTTGCCGCTTTCGATGGGGGCTGGATTAATTCCGCGTTTTAAAGTGCAAGAGAAAAAGGTTTATTCTAGGATTCTCTCAATATTATGCGGCAGTATCCTTATTTTTTTCGCAATTCAGTTGTTAAGGAGGATTTTATAA
- a CDS encoding RsmE family RNA methyltransferase, with amino-acid sequence MNRFFSSIKNISHDKILINDGEQVHHIKDVLRMKEKEKIAVFDENGNEYLSEISEITENGISANILQRKSSKLNKNEIKLTVACAIPKKSKIDDIIDKLTQLRVERIIPLETERVIIKIDKSKSQMRHKRWEKIALSAAKQSQRTSIPVVDPVTTFDGLLKISANFEVKLIPNLCSECKTLKEAVKCAQGKSVLVLIGPEGDFSKEEVKKAKSFGFIPVSLGGSVLRVETAAVAAASFIKLYEDN; translated from the coding sequence ATGAATAGATTCTTTTCAAGTATAAAGAATATTTCACACGATAAAATTTTAATTAATGATGGCGAGCAGGTGCATCATATTAAGGATGTTTTGCGCATGAAAGAAAAAGAGAAAATAGCGGTTTTTGATGAAAACGGTAACGAATATTTATCGGAAATTTCTGAAATCACAGAGAATGGAATTTCAGCAAATATTCTTCAAAGAAAATCTTCAAAATTAAATAAAAACGAGATTAAGCTTACTGTTGCCTGTGCAATCCCAAAGAAATCAAAGATAGACGATATTATTGATAAGTTGACGCAGCTTAGGGTTGAAAGAATTATTCCTCTTGAAACTGAGCGGGTAATTATCAAGATTGATAAAAGCAAAAGCCAAATGCGCCATAAACGTTGGGAGAAGATTGCTTTAAGTGCTGCAAAACAGAGTCAGCGAACAAGTATTCCCGTTGTTGATCCTGTAACTACTTTTGATGGGTTGTTAAAGATTTCAGCAAACTTTGAAGTAAAATTAATTCCAAACTTATGCTCGGAATGCAAAACATTAAAGGAAGCAGTAAAATGTGCGCAAGGTAAAAGTGTTTTAGTGCTTATCGGCCCGGAGGGAGATTTTAGTAAAGAAGAAGTTAAAAAAGCAAAGAGTTTTGGTTTTATCCCGGTTTCTTTAGGTGGATCTGTGCTGCGGGTTGAAACTGCGGCAGTTGCCGCTGCCAGTTTCATTAAACTATATGAAGACAATTAA
- a CDS encoding MiaB/RimO family radical SAM methylthiotransferase — MKTIKLYTLGCKVNQYDTQSIRERFLSRGFKELKEGLPADYCLINTCTVTSIADRKSKERILRCIRENPKAKLIVTGCLVENNPHALAKIKGIRLIVGKNFFSEGISDFARHTRAFLKIQDGCNNFCSYCKVPLVRGASRSRKLDGIVREAQALAEKGFKEIVLTGICLGAYGKDLRPKLNLVQVIEALEKIEGIIRIRLSSIEATDVTDELIKKMAESKKLCRHLHIPMQSGDDGILKKMNRKYIHRDYVKLIKKIKTAVPQIGITTDILVGFPGESKTAFENSIKLIKEVTPLRTHVFPYSSREGTRAVCLENKLNRKELEERLKEIREVARVCAERFRKSFIGKRMKVLIEARAKDNPEYWEGYSDNYLKVVVKSKLNLKNKLVKAKIGKLGDTS; from the coding sequence ATGAAGACAATTAAATTATATACTCTCGGCTGCAAAGTTAATCAATACGATACCCAAAGTATCCGAGAGAGATTTTTATCTCGTGGCTTTAAAGAATTAAAAGAGGGCTTGCCTGCGGATTACTGCCTTATTAATACATGCACAGTTACGTCTATCGCTGACCGTAAATCAAAAGAAAGAATCCTGCGTTGCATAAGAGAGAATCCTAAAGCAAAGTTAATTGTTACGGGATGCCTTGTTGAAAACAATCCTCATGCTTTAGCTAAAATTAAAGGGATAAGATTAATTGTCGGTAAGAATTTTTTCTCCGAAGGAATAAGCGATTTTGCCCGGCATACCCGCGCTTTCTTAAAAATTCAAGATGGTTGCAATAATTTTTGTTCTTATTGCAAGGTTCCGTTAGTGCGTGGAGCTTCCCGGAGTAGAAAGCTAGATGGTATTGTAAGGGAGGCGCAGGCTTTAGCCGAAAAAGGTTTTAAAGAAATTGTTTTAACCGGAATCTGTCTTGGTGCATATGGAAAAGATTTGCGGCCAAAGTTAAATTTAGTGCAAGTAATTGAAGCGTTGGAGAAAATTGAAGGAATTATCCGTATTAGGTTAAGTTCTATTGAAGCAACAGATGTAACAGATGAGTTAATTAAGAAAATGGCAGAGTCTAAAAAGTTATGCCGGCATTTACATATTCCTATGCAAAGTGGAGATGACGGAATTTTAAAAAAAATGAACCGTAAATATATACATAGGGATTATGTAAAATTAATTAAGAAAATAAAAACAGCTGTGCCTCAGATTGGGATTACTACTGATATATTGGTGGGTTTCCCCGGGGAGAGTAAAACAGCTTTTGAAAATAGCATAAAATTAATTAAAGAAGTTACACCTTTAAGAACACACGTCTTCCCTTATTCTTCAAGAGAGGGGACAAGGGCAGTTTGTTTAGAAAATAAGCTTAATAGAAAAGAGTTAGAAGAGAGATTGAAGGAAATTAGAGAAGTTGCTCGGGTTTGCGCGGAAAGATTTAGGAAGAGTTTTATCGGAAAACGGATGAAGGTTCTTATTGAGGCAAGGGCTAAAGATAACCCGGAATATTGGGAGGGCTATAGCGATAATTATCTAAAGGTGGTTGTTAAGTCAAAACTTAACCTGAAGAATAAATTAGTAAAGGCCAAAATAGGAAAACTAGGGGACACATCCTAA
- a CDS encoding prepilin-type N-terminal cleavage/methylation domain-containing protein, whose product MKNRKGFTLVEIMIVVAIIALLAAIAIPNLLRARVNANQAAAQAALQTISTAMESLRSTSGSYQMTPGGAAATLAGLSGANPPYIDATLGCGAPPCAKSGYNFGELVVAANNQEFMASCVPVAANVTGVASYCVQGDGVIRVDPNGGAIATAAVCAALNPTQ is encoded by the coding sequence ATGAAAAACAGAAAAGGTTTTACGTTAGTCGAAATCATGATCGTAGTTGCAATTATCGCTTTATTAGCAGCTATCGCTATACCTAACTTGCTACGTGCAAGAGTTAATGCTAATCAAGCAGCAGCTCAAGCAGCATTGCAGACAATCTCTACAGCGATGGAGAGTTTGCGTTCAACCAGCGGAAGTTATCAGATGACTCCCGGTGGTGCTGCAGCTACATTAGCCGGGTTAAGCGGTGCTAATCCGCCTTATATTGATGCGACATTGGGTTGCGGTGCTCCACCTTGCGCAAAGTCTGGTTACAATTTCGGTGAATTAGTAGTAGCTGCCAATAATCAGGAATTTATGGCATCTTGCGTTCCTGTGGCTGCTAATGTAACCGGCGTTGCATCTTATTGTGTTCAGGGAGATGGAGTTATCAGAGTTGATCCTAATGGCGGCGCTATTGCTACTGCCGCTGTTTGTGCAGCGTTGAATCCTACACAATAA
- a CDS encoding prepilin-type N-terminal cleavage/methylation domain-containing protein yields the protein MKDAAERNNHMKKSGFTLVEIMVVVGILVVLMGIATVNIMRSRTVATEGIALANLKTLSNACQSYHLDTGVYPADLSVLANANPAYIDSSWANSGVKQKYTFVYTKVTDDSFTINANPVSNVLRGRYFYTDQDSTIWAKADGPASPNNDAPVQ from the coding sequence ATGAAAGATGCAGCAGAAAGGAATAATCATATGAAAAAGAGCGGTTTTACTTTAGTAGAAATTATGGTGGTGGTCGGTATCTTAGTAGTTTTAATGGGTATTGCTACGGTTAATATTATGAGGAGTAGGACAGTAGCTACTGAAGGCATTGCTTTAGCCAATCTTAAAACCTTAAGCAATGCTTGTCAGTCGTATCATCTTGATACAGGGGTATACCCTGCAGATCTATCAGTTTTGGCCAATGCTAATCCAGCTTATATTGATTCTTCTTGGGCTAATTCGGGAGTAAAACAGAAATATACATTTGTATATACAAAAGTAACAGATGACAGCTTTACAATTAATGCTAATCCTGTTTCTAATGTTTTAAGAGGAAGATACTTCTATACAGATCAGGATAGCACTATTTGGGCCAAAGCAGACGGCCCAGCCAGCCCCAATAATGATGCGCCGGTTCAATAA
- a CDS encoding prepilin-type N-terminal cleavage/methylation domain-containing protein, which produces MKGFTLLEALISVLIFSFLIVGIYATLTVGEKTFNEGNVLLMLQQNTRRAMDTMVKELREALNPTLAGSIVITPTGNQITFSTIGRAGISYYVLNNQLVREFPAGTIRVVGNNVANLLFIQNSHILTIGLTESLVYRGGRTLQFPLREEINLRNP; this is translated from the coding sequence ATGAAGGGATTTACGCTTTTAGAAGCTTTGATTTCTGTTCTTATATTTAGTTTTTTAATTGTTGGTATTTATGCAACTTTGACTGTTGGGGAAAAGACATTTAATGAAGGAAATGTCTTGTTAATGTTACAACAGAATACCAGAAGGGCTATGGATACAATGGTTAAAGAATTAAGAGAAGCTTTGAATCCGACTCTAGCAGGAAGCATTGTTATCACTCCCACTGGTAACCAGATTACCTTTAGCACTATTGGAAGAGCCGGTATTTCTTACTATGTTTTAAATAACCAGCTTGTACGTGAATTCCCAGCCGGTACGATTAGAGTTGTTGGAAACAATGTTGCCAATTTACTATTTATCCAAAATAGCCATATTTTAACCATAGGTTTAACGGAGAGTCTTGTATATAGAGGAGGAAGAACTTTGCAATTTCCGTTAAGAGAAGAAATTAATTTAAGGAATCCTTAA